The Acidimicrobiales bacterium nucleotide sequence ACCGTGCGCCGTGCGGCGATGAGATCCAGGTGGCGGGGAGGTCCGATCATGCGCAACGTTGTCAGACCGGGAGTTCGATGCTGCCGCCGGCGTTGAGAGGGTCGCGCAGCAGTCGGCGGAGCGACATGCCGAGGCCGTACGTGTTGATCCCCCTGGTCGGGGTGATGCGCAGGAAGCAGCCACGGGCATTGTCGAGCTCGCCGTGACCGGTGATCGAACGCAGTTGGCCGTTCGCGAGCAGCCCGACGATCACGGGGTCGTCGTTGTCGAGGATCGCTGCTCGCGCCTGGAAGAACACCGACGACGGCGGCCCGACCGGGAGCCTCCGGACCGGATGTTCACGCCGACCCGCGGGTTGGCGGCGATGTTCACCGCCTTGCGGCTCGTACGCAGCGTGTTCACGTACAGCGTGGTGCCTATGGCCGGAGATCGTGAAGGACGAGCCGGGCCAGGAGGCCATCCTCGACCGGCTGCTCGATCTGTTCCTGATCGCCGCGCTGCGGCGGTGGTTCGCCGGCCTCGGTGCCGAGGCGCCGGCCTGGTACCGGGCCCACGGCGATCCCGTGGTCGGCCGGGCACTCCGCATGCTGCTCAACAACCCGGCGCAACCGTGGACCGTGGCCGCGTTGGCGCGCCACGCCGGGGTCTCGCGGGCGGCCCTGGCCCGTCGGTTCACCCTGCTGGTGGGGGAGCCGCCCATGACATTCCTCACCGCGTGGCGGATGGCGCTTGCCGCCGACCTGCTGCGAGAGCCGGGGGAAACCGTCGCCTCGGTCGCCCGCCACGTCGGGTACGGCAGCCCCTTCGCTCTGAGCACCGCCTTCAAACGGGCGCGTGGCATCAGCCCGCACCAGTACCGGGCTCACGCCCGTCAGGGCCACCCCCCGAGGGGCCCTCTCGGCCCGCCGGGCGGCGAGTGACCCGCCCGGGGCGACGCGGCGATGACGTCGGACCGACGGTCTCGGTCCGGTGCGGGAAGGAGCGGAGACGGCGCGTGGTGCATGACCGGCCCTCGAGTGCCATGTCGCAGGCCCCCCTGGGCTTCGGCAAAGCCGCCGTAGCCGTCAGCGAACCGTAGGTGGCTCCATGCCACGAGCGTGCGCACCGCGGCGTGGACAAACGGCCAGACCGCACGTCGGCGGCACCACTCGCCGCTGCGAGGCGGACGCAGCCGGCGAAGGATGCCGGCGATGGCCTCTGTCGGTTGGCTCGCCGATGCATCCGAGGAGTCGCTCGGGTCGGCGCGGGCCGAAGCCATGCCCGAACTGGCCGGGCCTCCGACTCTGCGCGAGGGCGCTCGGCCGGTCTGCGGAGGACGAGGCCGTCCCTCGCTGTGCCCGACGTCGTGGCCGTCACCCGGCATCCGGCGCTCGTGGCGACCGCCTCGTGCAACGAGTCCCTCTGGGGGGCTTCACGGCTACGAACCACTTGTGGGAGCGAAACGCCATGGTCCTCGCCGCGGTGGTCGACTTCGAGGAGAGCGTTGCGGCGGACTTCCACTTCGACGTCCGTTACCTCCCCGGCAACGCCCGCACCCTGGACCTGCTCCTCGCACCGCCAGGGTGTACGAACGGCGGTCCGGGCGCAAGGTCGCACCGGGGCGGGTCATGGCGTGGAACGCTCTCACCGTCCGCGGCGACGCCCGGGGGCGACGGTCGCCTCAGCGGTGCAGAGTGTATGGTGAGTGGTATGGCGACGAAGAAGGTCACCGTGACTCTCGATGAACAACAGGTCGAGAGGATCCGGCGGCTCGTGGGAGCGGGCAAGGTGGCGACCGTGTCGGGTTTCGTCCAGCACGCCGTAGCCGTCTCACTCGACGATGTCGCCGGGTGGGGGGCGATGCTCGCCGAGGCCCTGGCCCAGACGGGCGGCGACCTGACCGACGAGGAGCGGGCGTGGGCGGACCGGATGCTCGGGACGGGCACGAAGGCAGGGTCGACGGCCGCATGACTCAGGGGATCACCCTCGACGCCGGAACCCTGATCGCCGTCGACCGGGACGATCGGTCGGTTGTCGTGATCCTCGCCCGGGCCACCGAGGTCGGGGCTCGGCTCACACTGCCAGCAGCAGCGCTGGCCCAGGCGATCCGCCGGCCCGAGCGCCAGGTCCGGCTTGCCCGCTTGATCCGCCAACCGAACGCGGACGTCGTGGCGCTCGACCGGGTGGACGCGACGAACGTCGGGCGCCTGCTGTCGGCCTCCGGTACGGCCGACGTGGTCGACGCTCATGTCGTCATCTGCGCCCGTCGGGCAGACCAGAGAGTGCTGACATCGGATGCGAGCGAGCTCCGCCGCCTCGATCCACAGCTCGAGGTCGTCGAGGTCTGACGGCGCCCCGAGAGGCGCTCAGAAGCACGAGCGCCACACGGTGACAAGGCCCATCGTCGCGGTCTCCTCGATGGGCGCCACGAGCACCCCCTCGTCGAGGTCCGCGACCGTCTTTGAACGCACGCATGGTCGAGCGCCGTCTTCGCGGGCCACCTCGGCGCGACGAGGAGATCATGCGCAACCGCTCATCCCAGCGGGGCCGCAGCCGAAATCCTCCTTCGGCATGAGCCTGCCTACGCCCACCCCCGACAACAGGTCCTTCCG carries:
- a CDS encoding AraC family transcriptional regulator gives rise to the protein MIERSWPFASSPTITGSSLSRIAARAWKNTDDGGPTGSLRTGCSRRPAGWRRCSPPCGSYAACSRTAWCLWPEIVKDEPGQEAILDRLLDLFLIAALRRWFAGLGAEAPAWYRAHGDPVVGRALRMLLNNPAQPWTVAALARHAGVSRAALARRFTLLVGEPPMTFLTAWRMALAADLLREPGETVASVARHVGYGSPFALSTAFKRARGISPHQYRAHARQGHPPRGPLGPPGGE